CTGTTTTCTCGTGATTGCGGACGCTGGCAGATTGCGCAACAAATTGCTTTCGATTTGTCGTCCTGTACATCGCTTGAAGCTTTTCGTGAACAGACGCTGGCAATGCTGGCGCAGCTACCTGCCTGTCGCCATTTCGTCACGCGCGAGGTGCAGGGCGCGCCGCGCGCCTGGTTCGATGGGCTCGGGTTGACTTTGTGGCAGTGTACGGGCGCGCCGGAACCGGCGCTGGACGCCATTGCGAAGCAACCCATGGAGCCGGAAGCGGTGACGCTGCCGCCACAGGCATTTGTCCATCCTGGCGCTGAACCCGGCGAATTTTATGTCGATCTGATCGCTGCGCGACAGGCCGGGGCTGATGATACGCACACCGCGAAGCTGCTGCTGATACCGCTGCTGGGGCGTGAAGAGTTCACGCGGCTGGAACTGTTGTGTGACCATGTGCCGAAATGGTTTGCCCGCCTTGCGGACTACCACCTTCTGTATCACAGCACGCCGCTGGACGATGGCAACCTGCGGGTGGTGGTGACAAAAACGGCGTCCTGATGTCGGTAACACGACAAAAATGTTCGCCGGGGAACACTTTTTTTGCGCGTGGCAGAGTGCGCGTTTTTTTGGGGCTGAATAATCAATCTGTTACAGATGATTTTTATAACGTTGTGCTGGCGCTGATTTTGCACTGTTTGCCTGCGGGCCTGTTGACCGGGAGAGACATCATGCGCGATGAGAAAACTGCCGTTGCTGCGAACACCGTGTCGCCGGTACTGACCGGCGCGCTGTCATTCAGCTGCCGCCTCGGTGAGTGCCGATCCGAGCTTATGCCGCTGCTCTCTGAAGTGAGCAAAGTAGTCAGCGCCGGCGGCAGTTTAGACAGTACGCTGAAGCTGGTGCTGGAGCTGATGCAAAAACATTTGCAGGTGCAGCGCGCGATGATCACCCTGTATGACGCCAGTTGCGATCAAATTTTTATTCATGAGAGTTATGGTTTGTCGCCGGAAGAGGTCGAAAAGGGCGTTTATGCGCCGGGCGAGGGGATCACCGGTAAAGTGATTGAAACACGTCAGCCGATTGTCGTGCCGCACATTGCTGACGATCCGCTGTTTTTAAACCGCACCGGTAGTTGGGATCGCCAGCGCGACGGACAACACTCCTTTATCTGCGTGCCGATTATTCGCGGGCTGAAAGTGATGGGCACCATCGGCATCGAACGGATTTATCACAACGCGCAGCTCCGTTTTCTCGATCTTGAAGTGTTACGGGTGATTGCCGCCATTATTGCGCAGGCTGTGGAGCTGCATCTGCTTGAGCGCGCACAGCAGAAAATAGTGCAGACGCATACGGCGCTGCACGGCGGGGAAAAATTCAAACCGGCCAATATTATTGGCAACTCCCGCACCATGCAGCAGGTTTACCGGCTGATTGAGAAAGTCAGCCATGCGCGCACCACCGTATTGATCCTCGGTGAAAGCGGCGTCGGTAAAGAACGTGTTGCCACCGCCATTCACCAGAACAGCCACTGTGCGGGCGGGCCATTTATCCGCTTTAACTGCGCGTCGCTGCCGGAGAGTGTGATTGAAAGCGAACTGTTTGGTCACGAAAAGGGCGCATTTACCGGCGCCATCTCCCGGCGCGCCGGACGGTTTGAAGAAGCGGATGGCGGGACGTTGTTTCTTGATGAAGTAGGGGAGTTATCGCTGTCTGCGCAATCCAAATTGTTGCGAGTGATCCAGGAACGCAGTTTCGAGCGGGTAGGCAGCAATGAAACCCTGAGCGTCAATGTGCGCATTCTTGCAGCAACGCACCGGGATTTGAGTGAAATGGTCGAGCAGGGCACCTTTCGTGAGGATCTCTACTATCGCTTAAATGTCTTTCCCATTACCATTCCGCCGTTGCGCGAACGGGGAAGTGACATTTTGATCCTTGCCGACCATTTCAACGCCCGTTTTGCCAGTGAGCAGGGCGTGGAAGTGCCGACCATTGCCACCCCGGCGTTGAATATGCTGCTCAACTATACGTGGCCGGGCAATGTGCGCGAACTGGAGAATGTGATGGAACGGGCGGTATTGCTGGCGGATGAGGGGTTTATTCACAGTTATCATCTGCCCATTCATCTGCAACCCATTATCGACCATCTGACGGAGCAGGAAGGGCTGGAAGCGCGCCTGGCGCGGGTGGAATACGATCTGATCACCGAAGCGCTGGCGAAATTTCAGGGCAATGTCTCGCGTGCAGCCAATTATCTGAATATGACCCGACGCGCGCTGGGATTACGTCTGGAAAAATATCAACTCAATTATAAACACTATCGTGGGCAGACTTGAGAATAACCATGAAGAATATTCCAGGGCAGAAGGAAAAGTGTCTCTATTTACTTTGAACTGGTCACTAAGTATATTTCATCCCGTGCCTATCTTTGTCTTTCTCTTTCTCTTTGAGAATATGCACAGTTTAGTACCTGCATTTTTTTAACTTGCCGTACTGATGTTATTCATCCCGTCAGTACGGCTTTTTTTTGCTTTTCATCCTGCTGATTACACGACGGTTTATCCTGCCAACAACCACGCAACTCATGGCTCATTCTGTCTGGCTGCGCACCAGCGCCATGACAAAAAACATCCTGGCTAGAGAATATTCCCGCAAATAAGAAAACTGTCTGTATTTACAGAAGGATTGTTGATTTATATATTCCCCGGACTGTGTTTTCTTTGTTTATTTTTATTCGGGAATAAGCAGGCATTTTACACTGAATAATTTCAATTGATCGCGCTGAAGGAGTTACAGATGCTGGCGCGGCTTTTTATCCTGGAGATGTAATAGTGAAAGCAAAACTGATTGCCGCTGCATTAGCGGCGGCGTTTATCGTGCCGATGGCGACCATGCAAACGGCTGCCGCCAGCGAGGCTGCTGCGCGTATCGTCAACGGATCGACGGCAATAGCCGGCGAATTCCCTGATTTTATTACCATCAGCAAAGGTACGACGGTGGCGGGCCATGTCTGCGGCGGCGTGCTGGTTAACTCCCGCTGGGCGGTTACGGCGGCGCACTGTGTTTCGCATTTTGATACCAGCACGGCGAGTATCATGGTAGGGATGGAAAGCTACACCCCGCTGGTGAAGAAAGATCAGGTTTCCATCGAGAAAGTGATTGTTCATCCTGACTATGACACCACAACGCTTGGTGGCACGGCGAAAAACGATCTTGCGCTGATTAAGCTGTCCCGAGCGGCGAACAGCAGTAATTTCGCTACGCTGGCCGGTTTAAACCCGGAACAGGATCCGCCTGCCGCACTGACCAATATTCCGCTGACGGCAGTAGGTTTTGGCGATAATGAAAATGGCGTACGCCCGAATGTGCTGAATAAAAAAACGATGGTCGCTCTGCCGGATAAAATGTGCACCGACGTTCCGGCTGGCTACCCGGCAACCAACCAGGATCCAGATTTCCATGTCTGTGCAGGTAGCGGTACGGCGGGCGGCGATTCCGGCGGCCCACTGTATGCCGATTACAACGGCAAACGCTATGTCGTGGGCCTGGTTTCCCGTAGCTTAATTGCTCCGGCAGAGCAGTTCACCCGCGTGAGCAAGTTTGCCGAGTGGATCAAAGCGACAGCCGTAGAGTAACGTACTGAATAGTATGGCCGTTTCGGCCATACTATTTTGCCAGCCGTCGATAGAGCGTGCTGCGCGAAATACCGAGTTTTTTCGCCGCAAGGCTCATATTCCCCTGCGCTTGCGCGATGGCGCTCTGTTCGTCACTGGGGCGTTGCGACACTGGTGCGGCGTGGATTTCGCCGGGCAGATCGGCGAGCGTAATCCGATCGCCATCTTCTGCCAGCGCCATTAATACCCGCAACTGGCTTAACAATTGACGCACATTGCCCGGCCACGGCTGGTGCGCGAGCGTGTTCACCACCTCATCGCTTAACGTCAACCCACGGCTGGCGGCACCCAGTTCGTGCCACAATTTGTGGATAAATCCCTCTCTATGCTGCCATTCACGCAGCGGCGGAATGCGCAGGTGAAACTCCTGAATGCGGTACAGCAGATCCTCGCGAAACGTGCCTGCCTGCACCCGCGCGGCCAGATCCTGATGCGTTGCGCAGATCAAAGCGAAATTCACGTCCCAACTGCTATTGGCACCCAGCGGCGTCACTTTTTTCTCCTGCAACACGCGCAGCAGGCGGGTTTGCAGCGCCAGCGGCATGTCGCCGATTTCATCAAGAAACAGTACGCCACCATCCGCTTCGCGGCATTTACCGATATACCCTTTCGGGCTGGCACCGGTAAAAGCGCCGGGGACATAGCCGAACAGCTCTGATTCAATCAGATGTTCGGGTAACGCGGCACAGTTGATGGCGACGAAATTGCCCGTATGCCACTGGCTGCGGCTGTACAACTCGCGCGCCAGATACTCTTTGCCACAGCCTGTTTCACCGGTAATGCACAGCGCAATCCCGGCATTCACAATGCGCAGCGCCTTCTCTTTTTCGATACCGTGCTGCTCTGTCTGCTGTGCACTGCCGCGCCCGCTAAAACGGCGGGCTGGCAGTGTCTGGCGGGCATAAAAACGCTGATGATTACCGGTTTCCAGCACCGTTTCACCGCCGCGTAGCTCAAGGCCGGGAAACAGCGCATCCAGTTCAAGTGCACCAAAATGGCCGCTGGTGAGGGCGAACGCATCCATCGCCAGCTTATTGGCGCCGAGCAGCGTGCGATCGTCAAAAATCAGCAGCAACTCCTGCGCGGTGCCGAGGATTTTTTCATCATGATGCAGGCTCAATAACCAGCGATTAGCGCCGAGAGCGCTGGTGGCCCAGGCGTGTTCGATCTGGCATACCGTGCGGCGGATCAAAGCGGCGGCATCATGGCGCGGCGTCATCGCCGGGGTGGAGAGATCCAGCACCCCGGCAACCTGGCCGTCGGGGCGAAACACTGGCGCGGCTGAGCAGAACAGCCCGGCATTACGGCTCAGATAGTGCTCGCCGCCAGCCACTTCACAATGCTGCTGGAGCGCCAGCGCGGTGCCAATAGCGTTAGTGCCGCGCGCATGTTCGCCCCACAGATTGCCGGGCGACAGGGCATAGCGCTGCGCTTTGTGCAGAAAATCGCTGTTGCCGTGCGTTTCCAGCACCAGCCCGGTCGCGTCGGACATCACCATAATCGACGGGTGTTTGTTCAGCTCCGGCCGCAGCCGCGCCAGCAGGGGAGCGACCAGGTGTTTCACCCAGCCATTTTCCGCACGCGCATCTTTCAGCATCGCGTTAGCCACCCACGGCTGGGCGTCATCATCCCGTGTCAGCCCATAGTTAAGGCTACGTTGCCAGGAATCCTGCAACTGGCAAGGCAGACCGGAACGGGTGGTTGGCAAAGTATCTACGCGTGTCGGCATGTTACTCTCCGGCAATTACAATGTTACATTTGTGTAGCATAAGAGTGTCTCGTGTGTAGCGACGTGCGACACAATTCCTGTACTCGCTTGCACATCATTTTTTGTCGTTTTGTCCGATTTATCTTTAAACCCGCCTGTTATTATTTGTTTTACAAAGAAAAAATTCATTTTTACCTATGGCAGCAGCAATCTGGCATAAGAAGTGCTTATGTTCCTCTGTCCGCCCTGGCGCGAGACGCCTCACCTGTACCGATAATAAAAGAGGAACATCTGATGAAATACATTCACCCTGGCCTTGATGGCGCGAAAGTCTCTTTTAAACAGCGTTATGGCAATTATATCGACGGAAAATTTGTAGACCCGGTAGAGGGCGGCTGGTTCACCAATACCTCGCCGGTAACCGGACAGGTGATTGCCGAATTCCCGCGTTCGGGCGCGGTGGATATAGAGAAGGCTCTGGATGCAGCGCATGCTGCCGCCGACGCCTGGGGAAAAACCAGCGTGCAGGAACGTTCGAATGTGCTGCTGGCGATTGCAGACCGCATTGAAGCCAATCTGGAAGTGCTGGCGTTAACAGAAACATGGGACAACGGGAAACCCATCCGCGAAACAATGGGGGCGGATATTCCACTGGCGGTTGATCACTTCCGCTACTTTGCCGGTTGCATCCGGGCACAGGAGGGGACAGCCGCCGAAATCGACAGCAATACGGTGGCTTACCATATCTATGAACCGCTCGGCGTGGTTGGGCAGATCATTCCGTGGAACTTCCCGATTTTGATGGCGGCCTGGAAACTGGCGCCTGCGCTGGCGGCGGGTAACTGCGTGGTGCTGAAACCTGCGGAGCAAACGCCGCTCGGCATCTGCGTGTTGATGGAGCTGATTGGCGATCTGCTGCCAAAAGGCGTGCTCAACGTGGTTCATGGCTTTGGTACGGAAGCGGGCGAACCGCTGGCGCGCAGCAAACGCATTGAGAAAATTGCCTTTACCGGATCGACGCCGATTGGCCGCCACATTCTCTCCTGCGCGGCGGAAAACATTATTCCCAGCACCGTCGAGCTGGGCGGTAAATCACCCAACATTTACTTTGAAGATGTGCTGAATGGCGATGCTGAATTTATCGATAAAGCCGTCGAAGGCGTCGTGCTTGGCTTCTTCAACCAGGGCGAAGTCTGTACCTGTCCGTCACGCGTGCTGGTGCAGGAATCCATCTATCCGCAGTTCGTAGAAAAAGTGCTGGCGCGTATGGAAAACATCCGCAAAGGCGACCCCTTTGATACTGAAACCATGATTGGCGCGCAAGCTTCGCAGGAGCAGTACGACAAAATCCTTTCCTATATCAACATTGCCCGCGAAGAGGGGGGCGAAATCATCACCGGCGGCGAGCTGATCAAGCATGGGGATAGCCTGCAAAACGGCTTCTACATTCAGCCGACGTTGATTAAAGGCCATAACGGCATGCGCTGTTTCCAGGAAGAAATTTTTGGGCCGGTGCTCGGGATCACCACTTTCAAAGATGAAGCTGAAGCGCTGCGTATCGCTAACGATACCGAATTCGGCCTGGGTGCCGGGGTGTGGACGCTGGATATCAACCGCGCATGGCGCATGGGGCGCGGCATCAAAGCCGGGCGCGTGTGGACCAACTGTTACCACCTCTATCCGGCACATGCGGCTTTTGGTGGGTACAAAAATTCGGGCGTTGGGCGCGAAACGCACAAGCTGGCGCTGAGTCATTATCAGCAGATTAAAAACCTGCTGGTCAGCTACAGCGGTACACCATTGGGTCTGTATTAATCAATCTCATCAGGACGAGGCAATGCTATGCAACTGAAAACGATGAAAGCGGCAGTGGTTAAAGCGTTCGGGCAACCGCTGGTGATTGAAGAGGTCATGGTGCCTGCGGTAGCGCCGGGCAAAATTCTGGTCAAGATCGAGGCGACCGGTGTCTGCCATACCGATTTGCATGCCGCAGAAGGCGACTGGCCGGTGAAACCGAATCCGCCGTTTATTCCCGGCCACGAAGGCGTGGGTCACGTAGTCGCAGTGGGGCCGGGCGTGACGCATGTGAAAGAGGGCGATCGGGTTGGCGTGCCGTGGCTTTACTCTGCCTGCGGGCACTGCGAACACTGCCTGAGCGGCTGGGAGACCTTGTGCCACGGGCAACAGAACTCCGGTTATTCGGTAAACGGCACTTTTGCCGAATATTGCCTGGCGGACGCTAACTACGTCGGTATTCTGCCGGATAACGTCGAATTCCACGCGATTGCGCCTATCCTCTGCGCCGGGGTAACGGTTTACAAAGGGCTGAAGATGACGGAAGCCCGCGCCGGTGAATGGGTGGTGATCTCGGGGATCGGCGGTCTCGGTCATCTGGCGATCCAGTATGCCGTGGCGATGGGGATGAATGTGGCGGCGGTGGACATTGACGATGACAAGCTCGAATTTGCTCGTCGGCTCGGCGCATCGGTGGTGGTCAATGGGCGGGAAGAGGATCCCGGCAAGCGCTTCCACGCCGAGTTTGGCGGCGCGCACGGCGTGCTGGTCACGGCGGTATCACCAAAAGCATTTGAACAGGCAACCACCATGATGCGCCGTGGCGGGACAATGGTGCTGAACGGGCTGCCGCCGGGCAAATTCGACCTCTCGATCTTCGACATGGTGCTGGATGGCATCACCGTACGTGGTTCCATTGTGGGAACGCGCAAAGATCTGCAAGAGGCGCTGGATTTTGCCGGGCGCAATAAAGTACATGCGGAAATTGCCGTTGAACCGCTGGAGAATATCAACAGCATCTTTGATCGGATGCGCGCCGGGAAAATAACCGGTCGCATCGTGGTGGATATGTCGTTGTGATGGCGTGGTGATAAAAAACGGGGCGCGATGCCCCGTTTTGTTACAGTGAGTCGGCAAATGCCGCCAGATCCCGGTTGAAACGCTGTGGTTCTTCTAAAAAGGGCGCGTGTCCCGAATCGGCGTACAACAGCGTACGTATGTGTGGATTTACGCTTCTGGCCCGCGCCAGTGAAGCTTGTGGGTTCACCAGTTGATCTTTTTCCCCGTAAATAAACAGTACCGGTACTTTTGCTTTGCCCAGCCCCTGCGCGAGTGACACTTTCATTTGCGGCACAGCGCGTTGCATTGTCCACGAGGCCAGCGCAGCGTTAGCCAGCAGGCGCTCAAACGTGGCGGTGTCGGGTTGCTGATGGAAGCACAGACGCAGGAAATCACGCTCACCTGCCAGATGGGTTTTCAGATCCGCGGACACCATATCCTGATAAACCTGCGGGTGAGCGGGTATTTGTTCTGGTGTGATTTCTACCACGCCATCGACATACAACACGCCTGCAATCTGTTGATCACCATAGGCCGCCAGATAGTGGCTGATGACCACGCCACCCAGCGACCAGCCCACCAGAAGCGGCTTGTTTGCGCCGCTGCCTTTGATCACGGCTGCAACATCATCCGCCCAGCGACGGTTTTCCGTATAAGCTGTTGCTTGCTCCGGTTTGCCTGATAAGCCATGACCGCGCAGGTCGAAACTGATCAGGCGAAAACGCTGCAGGGCGGGATCCTGCCACTGTTTCTCCCAGTTAAGATGGCTGCCTAACAGCCCATGAATAAAGATGATGGGCTGACCGTCTGCTGCGCCAGTTTCCTGTACAGCCAGCGGTACGCCGTCTGACGAGACAACGGTATAGTGCTTCTCCTGCGCGTACAGTGAGGCGCAAAACAGCAGCAGGATGAAGACAAGGTTACGGCCACGCGATAACAGCATAAAATGTTCCTCCGGTTAACGATTCGTGGCTATCCTCAACCTTTACACTGGTGTCAGAGTCAAGCAGCAAACGAGGAGAAAAAATGCTATCGATTGGCGAGCTTGCCCGGCAAACGGGCGTCAGCGTGCGTTCTATTCGTCACTATGATCGGTATGGGCTGTTATGTTCTACGCGGGCCTGTAACGGCTATCGGTATTTTTCTGCGCAGGTGGTCGGCCAGGTGCGACAGATCCAACAATTGATTGCTACCGGGTTTAGCCTGGCGGAAATTGCCACCTTCCCGGAATGCATGCGCAGCACGGAAGGGGCCGCATTTTGCCCGCAAACCCGTGAACTGCAGCGTAAACGCCTCGGTCGCATTGAAGCACAAATCGCCACCCTTGAGCAGCGCCGTGCACAGCTACTCGCCGCGCTGAGCGGCAGCGACGAGCAATAAAAAACCACGCCGTAGCGTGGTTTTTTGAGGGCTGCGGATTATAAACCGCGCTGCGCCATCAGTTTCGTCAGATCCACCAGCCGGTTGGAGAAGCCCCACTCGTTATCGTACCAGGCGAGGATTTTCACCAGATTGCCGCCAATCACCAGCGTTGACAGGCCGTCGATAATGGAAGAGCGCGGATCGCCCTGATAATCACTGGAAACCAGCGGCTCATCGCTATAGCCAAGAATGCCTTTCAGCGGCCCGTTTGCGGCGGCTTTGCGGAAAGCGTCATTCACTTCTTCCACGGTCACATCGCGTTTCAGCGTTACCGTTAAGTCGACGATCGACACCACCGGTACCGGTACGCGTAGCGAATAACCGGTCAACCGTCCGTCCAGTTCCGGGATCACTTTGCCGAGCGCTTTCGCCGCGCCGCTGGAGTAAGGCACGATGGAGAGCGCTGCGGCACGCGCGCCGCGCAGATCTTTTTCCGGCTGGTCGTGCAGCGCCTGGCTGTTGGTGTATGCGTGGGTGGTGTTCATCAACCCGTGTTCAATACCAAAATTCTGGTGCAGTACCTGGGCGGCAGGTGCCAGCCCGTTAGTGGTGCAACTGCCGTTGCTGACCACGAAATGACGCGTCGGATCATACTGTGTGTCGTTCACGCCGAGCACGATAGTCAGGTCATCATTTTTCCCCGGCGCGGAGATAATCACCCGTTTTGCGCCGCCGTGGCTGATATGCACTGCGGCTTTTTCACGATCGGTAAAGAATCCGGTGGCTTCAATCACAATTTCCACGCCAACGTCGCGCCACGGAATATTCGCCGGATCGCGTTCACTGAAAACGCGCACTGCGTTGCCATCGACAAACAACTGGCCTTCACCTGCTTCAACCGGAACCGGCAGCGTGCCGAGCAGTGAATCGTGTTTCAGCAGATGGGCGAGGGTTTTGCTGTCCGTCAGATCGTTGATCGCGACGATTTGAATCTCTGGGTTACCGAGCGCGGCGCGCAGTACGTTGCGCCCGATCCTGCCAAAACCGTTAATGCCGACCTTAACCATGATTGACTCCTTCTTTTTCGTGTCTGAAGTCACTTTAAGGTGGCAGCGTTTTGGCGTAAAGGACGGATAAGGATCACTTTACGCCATTTTGCGGCAGTGGAAGCGCTGGCGATACTCGCCGGGGGTAAGCTGCAGTTGACGTTCAAAGATGCGGCGTAAGTTGATGCTGTTGCCGAAACCCGTGGCGGCGGCCACGCTCTCCAGCGTTTCGCGGGTTTGCTCCAGGCGGTGTCGGGCAGCGGCAAGCCGCGCTTCGGCAACATAACGCGCCGGAGGGACGCCGGTTTCACGGGTAAAGACGCGGGTGAAATTGCGCGGGCTCATCGCCACGCGTTCGGCAAGCTTTTCGACGGAGAGATCGTCGGTCAGGTTTTCCAGGATCCAGCTTTGTAACTCACTGACAGGCCCGATACTCTCCGTCTGTTGCAGATGGTAGCGGCTAAACTGCAACTGGCCGCCGGGGCGACGCAAATACATCACCATATCCTGCGCGACGTCGCGGGCGAGGGTGAAACCGTAATCCTCTTCGACCAGCGCCAGCGTCAGGTCAAAACCGGAGCTGACGCCGCCGGAAGTCCATATCGGCCCATCCTGAATATAGAGCGGGCCGCCTTCGACGTTGACCAGCGGATAGCGCGACTGCATGGTCTCAAGCAGCCGCCAGTGGGTGGTGGCGCGCCGACCGTCAAGCAACCCGGTTTCTGCCAGCAGCATCGCGCCGCCGCAGATGGACGCCACTCTGTCGGCATGGGGGGCGGCAAGACGCAGCCAGTCAACGACGGCGGTGCCTTCCTCTTCATCGTTTCCGCGTCCGGTGATCATGATGGTATCCCACGGCTCGCGCGGGTCCAGCTCCGGCAGACGGAAATCGGCCAGCAGATTGAGGCCAGACTGACCGTGGATCACCTGGTGCGGCTGCGTGGTGGCGATGCTCACCCGGTAACGCGGCTGTTGGGTTTCATCGGCACGCAGGCGATTGGCCTGCATCAGAATGTCGGCAATACCGGCGGCTTCGAATAACATGCCGCCATCGGGAACGATAATCAGGAATCTCTTCATGTCCTGAAAAGTACACTTGTCACATTATAAGTCAAGATGCGAACGGAATTTTAAGCGTAAGGGCTGACCTGATCCAAATCTGAAAGGCCGTTAATGAGAAGCAAACGAATTTCCAAATCGCTACTATAACTAGAGTACAGGATTTTTATCGGTCGCATCTCACGCGAGGATTTATCCATGGCAATTGCAAAAGCGTATAACTTAAAGCAGGCATATCAAATGATTACCTCTGGTAAGCAGACGGAGGTGGAGCTGGCATTTGATGTCGATGCCGACGCCTTCTTCATGCTTTCTGCGAATTATGGCGACAGCGGAGCAAAAATCACCCGCCATAATAACCATTTTGTACTCAGGCGCGATCAAGAAGAGACCTCAGCATCCGACTGATTTTTAACTCTATTTTTTAGGTCTGTTGTGGGTGACAGAAATAACAGTGTCGCCCTGATGCTTATTTTTCCTGAAACCCTGCCGTCATCTCTGCGTTACATTCCGGCCGTTTAATGGCGCAAGCCCGCCCCGCAGCGTCCTTCTCGCGGAGTCTGGCTTCATCAGTTATTACTCTTTGATCGCGGAGCCGGTCAGCAAAACTCGTTATCAACTGTTCCCCGGTATCCATACCGGGTTTTTTTGCGTAGATTTCAGTGTGACACTGTCACTAAATAAATGGGCAGGCATAAAAAAACCTGCGGGTTGGAGCCCGCAGGTGTGTTGTTTGCCGCAGCGCGGTTTATTGCAGGTCGAAGCGGTCCAGATTCATCACTTTCGTCCACGCAGCAACGAAGTCGATGACAAATTTCTGTTTCGCATCGCTGCTGGCGTAGACTTCCGCCAGCGCGCGCAGTACCGAGTTGGAGCCGAAGACCAGATCGGCGCGCGTCGCCGTGTAGCGCAGCTCACCGCTCTGACGATCGCGGCCTTCAAACAGCTCCGCTTTTTCGTCAGTTGCTTTCCACGCGGTGCGCATATCCAGCAGGTTGACGAAGAAGTCGGTGCTCAGCACCCCGACGCGATCGGTAAAGACGCCGTGTTTGCTGTCATCGTAGTTAGCGCCCAGAACACGCAGCCCACCGACAAGAGCTGTCAGTTCCGGCGCGGTCAGCGTCAGTTGCTGCGCTTTATCAATCAGCAGGGTTTCGGTGCTTACCCCATCCCACACGCGGCGATAATTACGGAAACCATCGGCCAGCGGTTCCATCAGATTGAAGGATTCAACATCGGTTTGATCCTGACGGGCATCAACGCGTCCCGGGGTAAACGGTACATTCACCTGTACACCCGCCGATGCTGCCGCCTGCTCAACGCCAACCACACCGGCCAGCACAATGATATCGGCCAGCGAGGCTTTTGCCGACGCCTGCTGAATACGCTGCAGTACCGGCAAGGCTTTCACTGCGCGGGCATTCACTTCCCAGCCGTTTTGCGGGGCAAGCGCAAGACGCGCGCCGTTCGCGCCGCCGCGTTTATCGCCGCCACGGAAGGTGGAAGCGGAAGCCCAGGCCACCGAAACCAGATCGCTGACCGACAGGCCTGAGGCGGCGATATCCGCTTTCAGGTTGGCGATATCTGCGCCGTCAGGGTGATAAGTGGCAGCCGGTAACGGATCCTGCCAAATCAGATCTTCATGCGGAACTTCCGGTCCGATGTAACGGGATTTTGGCCCCATATCACGGTGCGTCAGTTTGAACCATGCGCGGGCAAAGGCTTCGTTAAATGCCTGCGGATCGTTCAGGAAACGACGGGAAATTTTCTCGAATTCCGGGTCAAAACGCAGCGTCAGGTCGGTAACCAACATGGTGGGTTTGCGTTTTTTCGCCGGATCAAACGGGTCCGGGATGATTTCCGGCGCATCGACGGCTTCAAACTGGATAGCGCCAGCCGGGCTACGGGTCTGTACCCACTCATATTTGAACAGGTTCTCGAAGAAGTAGTTGCTCCACTGGGTTGGCGTTTGTGTCCATGCCACTTCCAGCCCGGAGGTAATAGCATCAGCGCCCGCGCCGCTGCCGTAGCTGCTCATCCAGCCAAAGCCCTGCGCTTCCAGCGGCGCGGCTTCCGGTTCCGGGCCTACGTAGTCGTCTGGTTTTGCCGCACCGTGAGTTTTACCCAACGTATGACCACCGGCAATCAGCGCGAC
The Kosakonia oryzae genome window above contains:
- the exaC gene encoding acetaldehyde dehydrogenase ExaC, giving the protein MKYIHPGLDGAKVSFKQRYGNYIDGKFVDPVEGGWFTNTSPVTGQVIAEFPRSGAVDIEKALDAAHAAADAWGKTSVQERSNVLLAIADRIEANLEVLALTETWDNGKPIRETMGADIPLAVDHFRYFAGCIRAQEGTAAEIDSNTVAYHIYEPLGVVGQIIPWNFPILMAAWKLAPALAAGNCVVLKPAEQTPLGICVLMELIGDLLPKGVLNVVHGFGTEAGEPLARSKRIEKIAFTGSTPIGRHILSCAAENIIPSTVELGGKSPNIYFEDVLNGDAEFIDKAVEGVVLGFFNQGEVCTCPSRVLVQESIYPQFVEKVLARMENIRKGDPFDTETMIGAQASQEQYDKILSYINIAREEGGEIITGGELIKHGDSLQNGFYIQPTLIKGHNGMRCFQEEIFGPVLGITTFKDEAEALRIANDTEFGLGAGVWTLDINRAWRMGRGIKAGRVWTNCYHLYPAHAAFGGYKNSGVGRETHKLALSHYQQIKNLLVSYSGTPLGLY
- the adhP gene encoding alcohol dehydrogenase AdhP; the protein is MQLKTMKAAVVKAFGQPLVIEEVMVPAVAPGKILVKIEATGVCHTDLHAAEGDWPVKPNPPFIPGHEGVGHVVAVGPGVTHVKEGDRVGVPWLYSACGHCEHCLSGWETLCHGQQNSGYSVNGTFAEYCLADANYVGILPDNVEFHAIAPILCAGVTVYKGLKMTEARAGEWVVISGIGGLGHLAIQYAVAMGMNVAAVDIDDDKLEFARRLGASVVVNGREEDPGKRFHAEFGGAHGVLVTAVSPKAFEQATTMMRRGGTMVLNGLPPGKFDLSIFDMVLDGITVRGSIVGTRKDLQEALDFAGRNKVHAEIAVEPLENINSIFDRMRAGKITGRIVVDMSL
- a CDS encoding alpha/beta fold hydrolase; translation: MLLSRGRNLVFILLLFCASLYAQEKHYTVVSSDGVPLAVQETGAADGQPIIFIHGLLGSHLNWEKQWQDPALQRFRLISFDLRGHGLSGKPEQATAYTENRRWADDVAAVIKGSGANKPLLVGWSLGGVVISHYLAAYGDQQIAGVLYVDGVVEITPEQIPAHPQVYQDMVSADLKTHLAGERDFLRLCFHQQPDTATFERLLANAALASWTMQRAVPQMKVSLAQGLGKAKVPVLFIYGEKDQLVNPQASLARARSVNPHIRTLLYADSGHAPFLEEPQRFNRDLAAFADSL
- a CDS encoding MerR family transcriptional regulator codes for the protein MLSIGELARQTGVSVRSIRHYDRYGLLCSTRACNGYRYFSAQVVGQVRQIQQLIATGFSLAEIATFPECMRSTEGAAFCPQTRELQRKRLGRIEAQIATLEQRRAQLLAALSGSDEQ
- the gap gene encoding type I glyceraldehyde-3-phosphate dehydrogenase, whose translation is MVKVGINGFGRIGRNVLRAALGNPEIQIVAINDLTDSKTLAHLLKHDSLLGTLPVPVEAGEGQLFVDGNAVRVFSERDPANIPWRDVGVEIVIEATGFFTDREKAAVHISHGGAKRVIISAPGKNDDLTIVLGVNDTQYDPTRHFVVSNGSCTTNGLAPAAQVLHQNFGIEHGLMNTTHAYTNSQALHDQPEKDLRGARAAALSIVPYSSGAAKALGKVIPELDGRLTGYSLRVPVPVVSIVDLTVTLKRDVTVEEVNDAFRKAAANGPLKGILGYSDEPLVSSDYQGDPRSSIIDGLSTLVIGGNLVKILAWYDNEWGFSNRLVDLTKLMAQRGL
- a CDS encoding GlxA family transcriptional regulator, with product MKRFLIIVPDGGMLFEAAGIADILMQANRLRADETQQPRYRVSIATTQPHQVIHGQSGLNLLADFRLPELDPREPWDTIMITGRGNDEEEGTAVVDWLRLAAPHADRVASICGGAMLLAETGLLDGRRATTHWRLLETMQSRYPLVNVEGGPLYIQDGPIWTSGGVSSGFDLTLALVEEDYGFTLARDVAQDMVMYLRRPGGQLQFSRYHLQQTESIGPVSELQSWILENLTDDLSVEKLAERVAMSPRNFTRVFTRETGVPPARYVAEARLAAARHRLEQTRETLESVAAATGFGNSINLRRIFERQLQLTPGEYRQRFHCRKMA